One window of the Thamnophis elegans isolate rThaEle1 chromosome 6, rThaEle1.pri, whole genome shotgun sequence genome contains the following:
- the NKX2-4 gene encoding homeobox protein Nkx-2.4 — MSLSPKHTTPFSVSDILSPMDETYKKFGAMEGSLGVPLGVGVGATAYRQTSSSALPSQQQHPMAGHNTAAYHPMAHAGVSQFAHGSVAGYCNGGLGNVGDLASYPDSVRSSTAASGWYGANPDPRYPTISRLMGPSGAMNMAGMGALSGIAEAAKSMAPGLHAAPRRKRRVLFSQAQVYELERRFKQQKYLSAPEREHLASLIHLTPTQVKIWFQNHRYKMKRQAKDKAAQQLQQQQPPEGPGLCQPPAPTQAASPRRVAVPVLVKDGKPCPHSAAAASAAGQAHPQTQGTSLGQAPDLEEMSPSPPSLHGQVSSLAQMDAAAVDYSGGLVNASLLYGRTW, encoded by the exons ATGTCGCTCAGCCCCAAGCACACGACTCCTTTCTCCGTCTCCGACATCCTGAGTCCCATGGACGAGACTTACAAGAAGTTCGGCGCCATGGAGGGCAGCCTGGGGGTCCCTTTGGGCGTGGGGGTGGGCGCCACCGCCTACCGCCAGACCTCAAGTTCAGCCCTCCCGTCCCAGCAGCAGCATCCCATGGCAGGCCACAATACTGCCGCCTACCACCCCATGGCCCACGCGGGGGTCTCGCAGTTCGCTCACGGTTCGGTGGCTGGCTATTGCAACGGCGGGCTGGGCAACGTGGGCGACCTGGCGTCCTATCCAGACAGCGTGCGCAGCAGCACAGCAGCCTCCGGCTGGTATGGAGCCAACCCGGATCCCCGATACCCCACGA TTTCCAGGCTGATGGGGCCCTCCGGGGCCATGAACATGGCCGGCATGGGAGCTCTGTCAGGAATCGCGGAGGCTGCCAAATCCATGGCCCCCGGTCTTCACGCCGCTCCGCGGAGGAAAAGGAGGGTGCTTTTTTCGCAGGCGCAGGTCTATGAACTGGAGAGGCGCTTCAAGCAGCAGAAGTATCTGTCGGCGCCCGAGAGGGAGCATCTCGCCAGCCTCATCCACCTCACGCCCACCCAGGTAAAGATCTGGTTCCAGAACCACCGCTACAAGATGAAGCGCCAAGCCAAAGACAAGGCGGCTCAACAGCTGCAGCAGCAACAGCCCCCGGAGGGACCCGGCCTGTGCCAGCCGCCGGCCCCAACCCAAGCGGCATCTCCGAGACGCGTGGCGGTGCCCGTCTTGGTCAAGGACGGCAAGCCTTGTCCGCACAGCGCAGCAGCCGCCTCCGCCGCGGGCCAAGCC CACCCGCAAACGCAAGGGACCTCGCTGGGGCAAGCCCCGGACCTGGAGGAGATGTCTCCCAGCCCCCCTTCCTTGCACGGTCAAGTGAGCTCCCTGGCACAGATGGACGCGGCTGCTGTCGATTATAGCGGCGGCCTGGTCAATGCCAGCTTGCTCTACGGGCGGACGTGGTAA